The Gemmatimonadota bacterium genome has a segment encoding these proteins:
- the lptB gene encoding LPS export ABC transporter ATP-binding protein, with the protein MSVLRAEGLWKSYSRRAVVQDVAVSLAQGEIVGLLGPNGAGKTTTFYLITGLIRPDQGQIYIDDTEITSQPMYKRARRGIGYLAQEPSIFRRMTVEQNVLAILETLSLTKHDRLERLERMLSELGLTALRKSPAYTLSGGERRRLEITRALARDPLFMLLDEPFAGVDPIAVHDIQTIVSSLRERGLGVLITDHNVEQTLEIVDRAYIMHSGTVQAAGTVRELVWNDRVAELYLGPTLTARLRGRMEQPA; encoded by the coding sequence ATGAGCGTGCTTCGGGCCGAGGGTCTCTGGAAGAGCTATTCGCGGCGGGCGGTGGTCCAGGATGTAGCGGTTTCGCTGGCCCAGGGAGAAATCGTGGGCCTGCTTGGCCCCAATGGCGCCGGCAAAACGACTACGTTCTATCTCATCACCGGATTGATCCGCCCCGATCAGGGACAGATCTACATCGACGATACCGAAATCACTTCCCAGCCGATGTACAAGCGGGCCCGCCGGGGAATCGGCTATCTCGCGCAGGAACCGTCGATCTTCCGCCGGATGACCGTCGAGCAGAACGTCCTCGCCATCCTCGAGACCCTCTCGCTCACGAAGCACGACCGGCTCGAACGACTGGAGCGGATGTTGTCCGAACTCGGGCTGACCGCCTTGCGAAAGTCTCCGGCATACACGCTCAGCGGTGGCGAGCGGAGGCGACTCGAGATCACCCGCGCGCTGGCCCGTGATCCACTCTTCATGCTGCTCGACGAACCGTTTGCCGGGGTCGACCCGATCGCCGTTCACGACATTCAGACTATCGTCTCCTCACTCCGCGAACGCGGTCTTGGAGTCCTGATCACCGACCACAACGTCGAACAGACCCTCGAGATCGTGGACCGTGCCTACATCATGCACTCGGGAACCGTGCAGGCCGCCGGGACCGTGCGTGAACTGGTCTGGAATGACCGTGTCGCCGAACTCTATCTCGGACCCACCCTCACCGCCCGCTTGCGCGGCCGGATGGAGCAGCCCGCGTGA
- the lptC gene encoding LPS export ABC transporter periplasmic protein LptC, whose product MRTIALGTVLLLATGCASRGIAPTQTAMADSADQVMGGMETSITDNNVRVLTLKADSARVYQQRQVADLEKVTVTFFDRSGNETSTVTSNKGNYAIRDKSLDLRGNVVAVTPSGKKLYTEHLVYDRIANQVRSDTAFKFTAPDGNGSGASFESDPDFKNIVTARPKGAVKGKGFLLPGQGAATKSPVTAKGAPK is encoded by the coding sequence ATGCGGACCATCGCGCTCGGCACCGTCCTTCTGCTTGCGACGGGCTGTGCCAGCCGCGGCATTGCCCCGACGCAGACCGCGATGGCCGACAGTGCCGATCAGGTGATGGGTGGCATGGAGACGTCGATCACCGACAACAACGTCCGGGTGCTCACGCTCAAGGCCGACAGTGCCCGCGTCTATCAGCAGCGTCAGGTAGCCGACCTCGAGAAGGTGACGGTGACCTTCTTCGACAGGAGCGGCAACGAGACGTCGACGGTGACCTCGAACAAGGGGAACTACGCCATCCGGGACAAGAGTCTCGATCTGCGGGGTAACGTCGTGGCGGTGACCCCGTCCGGCAAGAAGCTCTACACCGAGCACCTCGTCTACGACCGGATCGCGAATCAGGTGCGCTCGGATACGGCGTTCAAGTTCACGGCGCCCGATGGCAATGGCTCGGGTGCTTCGTTCGAATCAGACCCGGACTTCAAGAACATCGTGACCGCGCGACCCAAGGGAGCAGTCAAGGGGAAAGGTTTCCTGCTTCCAGGGCAGGGTGCGGCAACAAAGAGCCCGGTGACAGCCAAGGGAGCCCCGAAATGA
- a CDS encoding KpsF/GutQ family sugar-phosphate isomerase encodes MSSAVTAGRRTLRLEGEAVLAAAERLDERFDAAIDLLAQGGRVVVSGIGKSGVIAQKIAATLTSTGTAASYLHPIESLHGDLGMVDATTVAIVLSKSGETEELFGLLEALGRMLIPIIAITGEASSTLGRASRVTIDAAVSEEACPHDLAPTTSTTVALAIGDALAVALLERKGFRREDFASLHPGGRLGRKLLLRVRDVMVPADHALATSATMQQAVVGLARGRGLVPLVEGGVLIGVVTTGDLTRLVERTSDYLSIPVADVMTRSPRSTHGDDLAATALGTMERHGVVALPVLDDEARVIGVVHMHDLLRAGAA; translated from the coding sequence GTGAGCAGCGCCGTCACCGCCGGGCGCCGGACACTGCGGCTCGAAGGTGAAGCGGTGCTCGCGGCGGCTGAGCGTCTCGACGAGCGCTTCGACGCGGCAATCGACCTGCTCGCTCAGGGCGGACGGGTCGTCGTGAGCGGGATCGGCAAGAGCGGTGTCATTGCCCAGAAGATCGCCGCCACGCTGACCTCGACCGGCACGGCGGCGAGCTACCTCCATCCGATCGAGTCGCTTCACGGTGACCTGGGTATGGTCGACGCGACCACCGTGGCCATTGTGCTCAGCAAGAGTGGCGAGACCGAAGAACTCTTCGGCCTCCTCGAGGCGCTCGGGCGGATGCTGATTCCGATCATTGCGATCACCGGTGAGGCGTCGTCGACACTCGGGCGTGCGTCGCGGGTCACCATCGATGCGGCGGTCTCGGAAGAAGCCTGCCCGCACGATCTCGCGCCGACGACCAGCACCACGGTCGCGCTGGCGATCGGCGATGCGCTGGCCGTGGCGTTGCTCGAACGGAAGGGCTTCCGCCGCGAGGATTTCGCCTCGCTCCACCCCGGCGGACGCCTCGGCCGTAAGCTGCTGCTCCGGGTTCGCGATGTCATGGTACCGGCCGACCACGCACTCGCCACCTCGGCGACGATGCAACAGGCGGTTGTGGGGCTGGCACGGGGGCGCGGACTGGTCCCGCTGGTGGAAGGCGGCGTCCTGATCGGCGTCGTGACCACCGGCGATCTCACGCGTCTCGTGGAACGCACCAGTGACTATCTCTCGATACCGGTGGCCGACGTGATGACCCGCAGCCCCCGCAGCACCCACGGCGATGATCTTGCGGCCACCGCGCTCGGCACGATGGAGCGCCACGGTGTTGTCGCCCTGCCGGTTCTCGACGATGAGGCGCGGGTCATCGGGGTGGTCCACATGCACGACCTCCTTCGGGCAGGAGCCGCCTGA
- a CDS encoding HAD hydrolase family protein: MLDPARAKGIRLLGTDVDGCLTDNGLYIGEVAGARVEFKRFDVLDGLAATLLRNAGIEMCWVSGRVSSATALRGTELKVSAVLQVSSTGKVAAVEALLAERGLTWEQMIFIGDDLPDIPVLRRVGLPIAVANARPEVKAVCQYITQASGGHGALREVVEQLLQARGEWEQAAQHYIGTDA, translated from the coding sequence ATGCTTGATCCTGCGCGGGCGAAAGGGATCCGCCTCCTTGGTACCGACGTCGATGGCTGTCTGACCGACAACGGCCTCTACATCGGCGAGGTCGCCGGCGCGCGGGTCGAGTTCAAGCGCTTCGATGTCCTCGACGGCCTTGCCGCGACGCTGCTTCGCAATGCGGGCATCGAGATGTGCTGGGTGAGCGGACGCGTCTCGTCGGCCACTGCACTTCGCGGAACCGAGCTCAAGGTCAGCGCGGTGCTCCAGGTGTCGAGCACGGGCAAGGTCGCAGCGGTTGAAGCGCTGCTTGCCGAGCGCGGCCTGACCTGGGAACAGATGATCTTCATTGGCGACGACTTGCCGGACATTCCCGTGTTGCGCCGTGTCGGCCTGCCGATCGCGGTGGCCAATGCCCGCCCCGAGGTCAAGGCCGTCTGCCAATACATCACCCAGGCGTCGGGTGGGCACGGTGCGCTACGCGAAGTCGTGGAGCAACTGCTGCAGGCGCGCGGTGAGTGGGAACAGGCCGCGCAGCACTACATCGGGACCGACGCGTGA
- the kdsA gene encoding 3-deoxy-8-phosphooctulonate synthase, which translates to MTNGWRFGPGPFLIAGPCVVEDAATMLRIGETLAAIGLRHDLRVCFKASFDKANRARGDSPRGPGLDEGLRALERVRSATGLPILTDVHEPSQVAAVATVVDVLQIPAFLSRQTDLLLAAGATGKPVNVKKGQWMQAEAMVGAVDKVRIGGSQEVAVTERGTFFGYGDLVVDFRNFARMRAATGVPTIYDATHSVQQPGQAAGGASGGLREFIPPLMAAAAAAGADGFFVETHPEPARALSDAATQWPLDQLDSLVQRTLAIWHGVREDVHA; encoded by the coding sequence GTGACCAACGGCTGGCGCTTCGGCCCCGGACCGTTCCTGATTGCCGGGCCGTGCGTGGTAGAGGACGCCGCGACGATGCTGCGCATCGGTGAGACGCTCGCCGCCATCGGCCTGCGTCATGACCTGCGCGTCTGCTTCAAGGCCTCATTCGACAAAGCGAACCGTGCCCGGGGCGATTCGCCTCGCGGGCCTGGTCTCGACGAAGGACTCCGCGCACTCGAACGCGTGCGAAGCGCTACGGGCCTGCCGATCCTGACCGATGTGCACGAGCCATCTCAGGTCGCGGCCGTCGCCACCGTCGTCGATGTGCTGCAGATCCCGGCCTTCCTCTCGCGCCAGACGGACCTGTTGCTGGCGGCCGGCGCGACCGGTAAGCCGGTGAATGTGAAGAAAGGGCAGTGGATGCAGGCCGAGGCGATGGTGGGCGCGGTCGACAAGGTGCGTATCGGCGGCTCACAGGAAGTCGCTGTGACCGAACGTGGCACCTTCTTCGGCTATGGCGATCTCGTCGTTGATTTTCGCAACTTTGCGCGGATGCGCGCCGCAACCGGTGTCCCCACGATCTACGACGCGACGCACTCGGTCCAGCAACCGGGACAGGCCGCCGGCGGCGCCAGCGGGGGTCTGCGAGAATTCATTCCGCCGCTGATGGCGGCCGCAGCGGCCGCAGGTGCCGACGGCTTCTTTGTCGAGACGCACCCCGAGCCGGCCCGGGCGCTCTCCGACGCGGCGACGCAGTGGCCGCTCGACCAGCTGGACTCCCTTGTACAGCGCACGCTGGCCATCTGGCATGGCGTCAGGGAGGACGTGCATGCTTGA